Proteins co-encoded in one Cupriavidus nantongensis genomic window:
- the mdlC gene encoding benzoylformate decarboxylase, with protein sequence MNSSALPATCAAATTVRTAVLDLLRAFGMTTIFGNPGSTELPLFLDFPDDFRYILGLQESVVVGMADGYAQATRNAAFVNLHSAAGVGHAMGSIFTAHKNRTPMVITAGQQARSILPFEPFLFSAQATELPKPYVKWSCEPARAEDVPLAIARGYYIAMQPPRGPVLISIPVDDWARPCEPVQPRTVSTESRVQPGLLAQIGAALDASRRPAFVVGAAVDRDGAWDDVVRLAERHQAAVWVAPMSGRCGFPEDHPLFAGFLPAMREKIVGLLTGHDLVFALGAPAFTYHVEGFGPHAPAGAQVVQLIDDPNIAAWAPVGTAAVGSIRQGVADLLARPAPPRREAPRPRVPAPRAEPGARGAPISVAYALQTLAELRGPDSIVVEEAPSARPVMQRHLPILRSETFYTMCSGGLGYGLPAAVGVALGKPGRKVIGLVGDGSSMYSIQALWSAAQLGLPITFVVLNNRRYAALQEFAPSFGFGSGAALVGTALPELDFVSIALGHGCEAARVTDAAALRETLAAALRMRVPTVVEIEVA encoded by the coding sequence ATGAACAGTTCCGCCTTGCCTGCCACCTGCGCCGCAGCCACCACCGTGCGGACCGCGGTGCTGGACCTGCTGCGCGCGTTCGGCATGACCACCATCTTCGGCAATCCCGGCTCCACCGAGTTGCCGCTGTTCCTCGATTTCCCCGACGACTTCCGCTACATCCTTGGCCTGCAGGAATCCGTGGTGGTGGGCATGGCCGACGGCTATGCGCAGGCCACCCGCAATGCGGCCTTCGTCAACCTGCACTCGGCGGCCGGTGTCGGCCATGCCATGGGCAGCATCTTCACCGCGCACAAGAACCGCACCCCGATGGTGATCACGGCCGGGCAGCAGGCGCGCTCGATCCTGCCGTTCGAGCCCTTCCTGTTCTCGGCCCAGGCCACCGAGCTGCCCAAGCCCTATGTGAAGTGGAGTTGCGAGCCGGCGCGTGCCGAAGACGTGCCGCTGGCCATTGCCCGCGGCTACTACATCGCCATGCAGCCGCCGCGCGGGCCGGTGCTGATCTCGATTCCCGTCGATGACTGGGCCCGTCCATGCGAGCCGGTGCAGCCGCGCACGGTCAGCACGGAAAGCCGCGTACAGCCCGGGCTGCTGGCGCAGATCGGCGCGGCCCTGGATGCCAGCCGCCGGCCGGCGTTCGTGGTGGGCGCCGCGGTGGACCGCGATGGCGCCTGGGACGATGTGGTGCGCCTGGCGGAACGGCACCAGGCGGCGGTGTGGGTGGCGCCGATGTCGGGGCGCTGCGGCTTTCCGGAAGACCATCCGCTGTTTGCCGGCTTCCTGCCGGCGATGCGCGAGAAGATCGTCGGGCTGCTGACGGGCCACGACCTCGTGTTCGCGCTGGGCGCGCCGGCCTTCACCTATCACGTCGAGGGGTTTGGCCCCCATGCGCCAGCGGGGGCGCAGGTGGTGCAACTGATTGACGATCCGAATATCGCCGCATGGGCGCCGGTGGGCACTGCCGCAGTCGGCAGCATCCGCCAGGGCGTGGCCGACCTGCTGGCGCGCCCCGCGCCGCCGCGGCGCGAAGCCCCGCGCCCGCGCGTGCCGGCCCCGCGCGCCGAGCCCGGGGCGCGCGGCGCGCCGATCAGCGTCGCCTATGCCCTGCAGACCCTGGCCGAACTGCGCGGGCCCGATTCCATCGTGGTCGAGGAAGCGCCCAGCGCGCGCCCGGTGATGCAACGCCACCTGCCCATCCTGCGCAGCGAGACCTTCTATACGATGTGCAGCGGCGGGCTTGGCTACGGCCTGCCCGCGGCAGTCGGCGTCGCGCTGGGCAAGCCGGGGCGCAAGGTGATCGGCCTGGTCGGCGACGGCTCCAGCATGTATTCGATCCAGGCGCTGTGGAGTGCCGCGCAACTCGGCCTGCCGATCACGTTCGTCGTGCTCAACAACCGGCGCTATGCCGCCCTGCAGGAATTTGCGCCGAGCTTTGGCTTTGGCAGCGGCGCTGCGCTGGTCGGCACGGCCTTGCCCGAGCTGGATTTCGTGTCGATCGCGCTCGGGCATGGTTGCGAGGCGGCACGGGTGACCGACGCCGCCGCATTGCGAGAAACGCTGGCGGCGGCCCTGCGGATGCGTGTGCCGACCGTGGTGGAAATCGAGGTGGCCTGA
- a CDS encoding aldehyde dehydrogenase, translating to MQSITMLINGERSQAADGATFERRNPLDHSVATRAPAATAADALAAADAAARAFPAWRDTGPGQRRDLLMAAAQALEGKAEALAAAMAAETGASAMWAGFNVHLAVGMLQEAAALTTQINGEVIPSDVPGSLAMAVRQGAGVVLGIAPWNAPVILGVRAVATALACGNTVILKGSEVCPATHGLIVDALAEAGFPPGVVNFVTNAPADAAAVVETIIAHPGVRRVNFTGSTRVGRLIAQTCARHLKPAVLELGGKAPLVVLDDADLEAAVDGAIFGAFANSGQICMSTERIVVDASIADAFVARFAARADALPLADPRTGPAVLGSVVDISTVERCNAMIDDALAKGARLVCGGKATGTLMRATVLDHVTPEMEIYREESFGPVKAVVRVDGVEAAIACANDSAYGLSAAVFGADVARALRVAGRIESGICHVNGPTVHDEAQMPFGGVKASGYGRFGGKAGIDAFTELRWITVQTTPRQYPF from the coding sequence ATGCAAAGCATCACCATGCTGATCAACGGCGAGCGCAGCCAGGCCGCCGACGGCGCCACCTTCGAGCGCCGCAACCCGCTCGATCACAGCGTGGCCACGCGGGCGCCGGCCGCCACGGCCGCCGATGCGCTGGCCGCAGCCGACGCTGCCGCGCGCGCCTTCCCGGCCTGGCGCGACACCGGTCCGGGCCAACGGCGCGACTTGCTGATGGCCGCCGCGCAGGCGCTCGAAGGCAAGGCCGAAGCGCTCGCCGCCGCGATGGCGGCAGAGACCGGCGCGTCGGCGATGTGGGCCGGCTTCAATGTGCACCTTGCCGTCGGCATGCTGCAGGAGGCCGCCGCGCTGACCACGCAGATCAACGGCGAGGTGATCCCCTCTGACGTGCCGGGCAGCCTGGCCATGGCGGTGCGGCAGGGCGCGGGCGTGGTGCTGGGCATCGCGCCATGGAACGCACCGGTGATCCTCGGCGTGCGCGCCGTGGCCACGGCGCTGGCCTGCGGCAATACCGTCATCCTGAAGGGTTCGGAGGTCTGTCCGGCCACGCATGGCCTGATCGTCGATGCGCTGGCGGAAGCGGGTTTTCCGCCAGGCGTGGTCAACTTTGTCACCAACGCCCCGGCCGATGCCGCCGCGGTGGTCGAAACCATCATCGCCCACCCGGGCGTGCGCCGCGTCAACTTTACCGGCTCGACCCGCGTGGGGAGGCTGATCGCGCAGACCTGCGCGCGGCACCTGAAGCCCGCGGTGCTGGAACTGGGCGGCAAGGCCCCGCTGGTGGTGCTGGACGATGCCGACCTCGAGGCCGCGGTCGACGGCGCCATCTTCGGCGCCTTTGCCAACTCGGGCCAGATCTGCATGTCCACCGAGCGCATCGTGGTCGATGCCAGCATCGCGGACGCCTTCGTGGCGCGCTTTGCCGCGCGCGCCGACGCCCTGCCGCTGGCGGATCCGCGCACCGGCCCGGCGGTGCTGGGCTCGGTGGTCGACATCAGCACCGTCGAGCGCTGCAACGCGATGATCGACGACGCGCTGGCCAAGGGCGCGCGCCTGGTGTGCGGCGGCAAGGCGACCGGCACGCTGATGCGGGCCACGGTGCTGGATCACGTGACCCCGGAGATGGAGATCTATCGCGAGGAATCGTTCGGGCCGGTCAAGGCAGTCGTGCGCGTGGACGGCGTGGAAGCGGCCATTGCCTGCGCCAACGATTCGGCCTACGGGCTGTCGGCGGCCGTGTTCGGCGCCGATGTGGCGCGCGCGCTGCGGGTGGCCGGCCGCATCGAATCGGGCATCTGCCACGTCAATGGCCCGACCGTGCACGACGAGGCGCAGATGCCGTTCGGCGGCGTCAAGGCGAGCGGCTATGGCCGCTTTGGCGGCAAGGCTGGCATCGATGCCTTCACCGAGCTGCGCTGGATCACGGTGCAGACCACGCCCCGGCAGTATCCGTTCTGA
- a CDS encoding Bug family tripartite tricarboxylate transporter substrate binding protein, with the protein MRFPHRIARALCAAPCALGLLAGASAPAAAQAWPDKPIRLVVNFPAGGAADTLARGIAPGLSQALKRPVVIDNRPGANGIVGGDAVAKAPANGYTFLLTSGGAVAIDPFLYKKMPYDPLADLTPVASVALVRVYLLVHPSVPAKTLDAFIAYLRAHPGKLSYGSAGNGSTPHIAAEMFKRAGKLDAVHVPYKGAAPALSDLLAGQVQFMFDPGPGLQHVASGKLRLLAVASAKRAAQYPDVPTLAEAGLPEVDGDSTFGVYAPAGTPPEIVERMNREINRTLAGAQLQENVNKLGGAVAPLSIQAFAERQNADRARYGKFIRQAGISVD; encoded by the coding sequence ATGCGATTCCCCCACCGTATTGCGCGCGCCCTTTGCGCCGCACCGTGCGCGCTGGGCCTGCTGGCTGGCGCGAGCGCGCCGGCCGCTGCGCAGGCGTGGCCGGACAAGCCGATCCGGCTGGTCGTCAACTTCCCGGCCGGCGGCGCCGCGGATACGCTGGCGCGCGGCATCGCGCCCGGTCTGTCGCAGGCGCTGAAGCGCCCGGTGGTGATCGACAACCGCCCCGGCGCCAACGGCATCGTTGGCGGCGATGCCGTGGCCAAGGCGCCGGCCAATGGCTATACCTTCCTGCTGACCTCGGGCGGAGCGGTGGCCATCGACCCCTTCCTCTACAAGAAGATGCCGTACGACCCGCTCGCGGACCTGACCCCGGTCGCGTCGGTGGCGCTGGTGCGGGTCTACCTGCTGGTGCATCCGTCGGTGCCGGCCAAGACGCTGGACGCGTTCATCGCCTATCTGCGGGCGCATCCGGGCAAGCTCAGCTACGGCTCGGCCGGCAACGGCAGCACGCCGCATATCGCTGCCGAGATGTTCAAGCGCGCCGGCAAGCTCGACGCCGTGCACGTGCCGTACAAGGGCGCCGCGCCGGCATTGAGTGACCTGCTGGCGGGACAGGTGCAGTTCATGTTCGATCCCGGCCCTGGCCTGCAGCACGTGGCCAGCGGCAAGCTCAGGCTGCTGGCGGTGGCCAGCGCGAAGCGCGCGGCGCAATACCCGGACGTGCCGACGCTGGCTGAAGCCGGCCTGCCGGAGGTGGACGGCGACTCGACCTTCGGCGTCTATGCGCCCGCCGGCACGCCGCCGGAGATCGTCGAGCGCATGAACCGCGAGATCAACCGCACCCTCGCCGGCGCGCAGCTGCAGGAAAACGTCAACAAGCTGGGTGGCGCCGTGGCGCCGCTGAGCATCCAGGCGTTTGCCGAGCGGCAGAATGCGGATCGTGCGCGCTATGGCAAGTTCATCCGGCAGGCTGGGATTTCGGTGGACTGA